TGCAGGGGGATAACGTGCCGGCTCCCATAACTGAGTTTGACTCTGGTGTCATCCCGCTTGATATACTCAAGGAGGTATGCATAAGTTTGGTGATGAATTATCACCCAAGGTCTAAACACTAACCCAAAAGAGTTTGATAAGGGTCAGCATGTTGGATCACGGGGATGCGCTCTTCTTTATCTTTATCTGTTTGATTGATTGTTCTAAATCAGGGACGCTTGCGAGTCAGTTACTTATCTACATCTCTGTGGCAGATGCGATATTTGCTCCAAGGTGGAGCTAATGTCGCACCCTGCTTCGTGCGCCCTCGTCCAGTCTGTAATTTCGACGGGCTGAGGGCGGATGTCGTTGATGGAGCTGCCAAGGGTGGGTGGACACCCCAGGCGGCTTGCTCCCTGCGGGGGCTGCCCATGGTCTAAAAGGCCATCTACGTCGGCTGACGCTGATTTGTTTCTCCGCGTACGGTTCCTGGGAAAGGCTCCTCACATGGATGGCAGGCCTCTTCTGGAGCCTATGGAGATCTCACCCAGGCTGCAGGCGTCCAGATGCCTGACCAATGGAAGGGGCCTGTGGATGAATGATCCATGGCTGAGCGAGTCTGTCTCCAGGGATTCTGTTAGAGCTTTTCTACTTCGCCCTGTTTCCACACTTTGTGGATCTGTTCTCTTCCGTACGGCCTTAAATTGACTTCGCACATTGTTGATTCTTTGTTGTTTTCACTACATAGAGTAACTAGAGTTTCAGTGGGAGCTGTAGCAGATGTAGGTGCATCACATTAACCATATTCTTTTGGTGTCCTTATTTTGTTTGCCTTTGCTTTCCGTTCCCCTTTCATTTTTCCAGATACAACGCGCCGGATTCCCAAGTCCAACACCTATCCAAGCCCAGTCCTGGCCAATTGCCTTGCTCAATCAAGATGTTGTAGCTATTGCCAAGACAGGATCTGGAAAAACTCTCGGGTATTTGCTTCCTGGGTTTATGCATATAAAGCGTATGCAGAACAGCACAAGGTCTGGCCCAACAGTGTTAGTTTTGGCACCTACCAGAGAGCTCGCAACACAGATTTTGGAAGAAGCTGTGAAATTTGGCAGATCATCAAGAATTTCTTCTACGGTGAGTTTTCTTTGCCTTGCTTCTTCCTGGATTATATGTTCATTATCTGATCCTTTGTTCTTGGTCTCTTCTTAGTGCCTTTATGGCGGTGCTCCTAAAGGGCCCCAGTTAAGAGATTTAGAAAGAGGGGTTGATGTTGTTGTTGCAACACCTGGAAGGTTGAACGACATTCTAGAAATGCGGAAAATAAGCCTAAAGCAGGTCTCGTACCTTGTTCTAGACGAGGCTGACCGCATGCTTGATATGGGGTTTGAACCACAAATACGAAAAATAGTAAGAGACATACCTTCTGGTCGGCAAACTCTTATGTACACTGCTACTTGGCCCAAGGAAGTCCGAAGAATTGCAGATGAGCTTCTTGTTCACCCTGTCCAGGTGACCATTGGAAGTGTGGATGAGCTTGTTGCTAATAAAGCTATTACTCAGGTACGCGACTTGCTTTGTACACCGCACTGATGATACTTGGAAATatctttctttttttcctttcacGAAGTACATTTCTTTTAATTTTCTGTTCTGTTCTGTCTTCTGCTCCTGTTGCTCTGCCAGCATGTGGAGGTGGTCACTCCCTCAGAAAAGCTTCGGCGTCTGGAGCAAATATTGCGATCCCATGATTCAGGTTCCAAGATACTAATATTCTGTACCACCAAGAGAATGTGCGACCAACTATCAAGGACACTCAATAGGCAATTTGGAGCGGCTGCCATTCATGGTGACAAGTCTCAAAATGAAAGAGAGAAGGTCCTGAGTCAATTTAGATCTGGACGATCTCCTATTTTGGTGGCTACAGATGTTGCGGCACGAGGTTTAGACATCAAAGATATCAGGTTAATCAATAATATTATTGTAATGATTTTATTGCTATATAGGTGCTGCTTCATGTATTTATATGACATACAATCATGCTAATTCCACTtgtaactactccctccgtcccaaaataagtgtctcaactttgtactaactttagtacaaattTCTACTAAGCttgcgacacttattttgggacagagggagtatttgaATGTCTAAATGGGGCTAAAGAATGGTGCCCTTGCGACCCATGGTAGCAGAAGTGCATGACAAGGATACCTAAAATTTCAGTAGTTAGCGTGTGTTTTTGGTTGTGTCCAAAACCTGTGCTACCAATGCTGGGTAGGCTTTTGCTTAAACCAATCAGGCCCTAAACAAGGAAGTGCAATCAATCTGGCCTCAGCAGCTATTCATTATCATGGCATGTCCAGTTGTGTATAAGTTCATATAACTAGTTCTGGATTTAAGTTCATATAACTAGTGCAAATGTACACACAGAATCTTGAAGAAAGCTGTTGTTTAAATCAGTATTGTTCTGATCTTTACCACCAGTGCTTCAAATCTCAGAAATGATCTCACAATATCCTCTtgctttcttgacatagggttGTGATCAACTATGACTTCCCCACTGGTGTTGAGGACTATGTTCACAGGATTGGCAGGACAGGAAGGGCTGGTGCCACTGGTTTGGCCTATACATTTTTGTGTGATCAGGATTCAAAATATGTTGCCGACCTAATTAAAATCCTGGAAGGGGCCGACCAAGATGTTCCTCCTGAACTGTTAGACATGGTCTCTCGGGGTGGGCGTGGTAGGAAACGTAACAAATGGGCAACCCGCTCTGAGAGGGGTGGTGGTTCACGCTCTGAACTGGATTCAAGGTATGGTGGCAGGTTAGAGGGTAGTCGCGGTGGACGTGGAAAGGATGATTATGGTGGCCGTAGCAGGTTCGTTCTGTCCCTTCCATTTTGTTTTCTGCAATTGCTGATGAAAACAGAGTTTGGGTCTTGTTAGTGTTAACCGAAGTAATTCGAGATTATAATTTCTTTTGTCGTCGTTGTTCGGTAGTTTGTGTTCCTGAGCCAAAGACCATGGTCTTTACAATGTTGCTGATGTTTGCAGGAATGATTACGGCGGGTCTCGCAGGTCTGCTAGAGGTCGCAGCAGAAGCCTTAGCAGGAGTGACAGTGATAGGCGCAGCCCAAGCCCCAAGAGACGGCGCCATGATGTGCAGGCTAGCCGTAGCAGGACTAGAAGTCGGAGCCGGAGCAGGAGCCGGAGCAGGAGCAGAAACAAGAGCAGGAACAGGAGCCGGAGCAGGAGCCGGAGCAGGAGTTACACTAGGAATCGTCGTGCTAGCCGCAGCAGGAGTCGTAGCCCTGGCGCTAGACGCAAGACTGAAAGAAGAGCTGACTCTGGGTCCGCACGTCCTGACTCTGCCCACCCAGTGGAGAAGAAAAGCTCACCCAATGCTCACCCTTCAAATGATCACAAGAGCCGCAGTGTCGACCCTTCAAATGGCGATGGGAAGATGGGAAAGGTTGATCTGGATCGGTCGCCCAGTCTGCAGGAGCGGGATGACAAGTCTGCTCCATATAGTCCTGTGTATAATGGCGAAGGAGGCAGGGGCTCAATGAGCCCTAATGGCGAGCCAGTGGTGGATGCTAAACCTGTGGAAGTCTCTGTGAGCAGCAAGAAGAGGGAGGATGAAGAGGAAGGTATGATAGATGAAGAGGGAGAGGAGGGTATGATAGCCGATGATGACCCTCGCGCAAGTGCAGCTGTGCAGAACGGTGATGATAAGTGACAAGGCTTTGAACGATGAATTTGCTATTCTACAAACAATCCATGTTAAAACTTTTATGATTGAGCTGTTGTTTGTTATGTAACATTGAGCTTTCATTTGCTGTTTGTTATGAACCAGAGTCCAAGATCGTTATTTGTTATGTCGACTTGTTTAAACAGCAATTCTTTTTGTTGATTTATTGTGCCAATTGGCCAACTGCTTTGGAGAGAGTGTGGGCTCGACGGTCCTCACTGAGTGCTTCCAGATAGCATACCAAATTGGTTTGGTTAATTTTCAACACTGCCCACGGAGGCCGCGCGCAATCTTGCAAGGCATGCTTTTGGTTTGAACAATACACTACTAccttcgtcccataatataagaacgttttttgaGCTAATATAGTTTGagaaatgttcttatattatgggacagagggagtagtttggGAGGAGCTTTGCTGTGTTGCCTGCCATTTATGAACCAGAGTCCAAGCAACCTGCCTGCCGATGGACTTGAAATTATTGCCAACGTACTTTTGTGCGCAGACAGATCGATGATTTCTGGGAAGAAGGCGGAATTATCGTAAATTTTGCTACGGAATGCTAGGATCCAGAGGGAGTCTTGGCTAGAAGGGCGCAGTGAACGAATCTATGGCAAGTTCATCTGGGAAGAAGGCAGAATTCTCGCAAGATTTTGTCCAAGTATAGGATCCAGAGGGAGTCTTGGCTAGAAGGGCGCAGTGAACGAATCTATGGCAACTTGGCAAGTCCTAGTAGCCTCCTAATTCGAAAAGCACATGGATGAACCCATGGGCATATGAACATACTTTAGAAAAGTCATTTCTAAATgcccaaaaattctaaaaaagtTGCAGGCATACATCTTCACATTCTATGTGTGCGCAGAAAGTTCCGCAAAAAATTAACCTTTTGTTTTGCccaaaaaagacaaaaaaaaaggaaaacgtcGCGGAACGCTATTTAGGAGCACCGGAATTTGTCTTTCTCATGGaggcaaagtaaaaatagattttttCACAAAACTTTGTGCCCAACACACATGTTGCGAAGATGTATGCATGATTTTTTTGTTTCGAATTTTTTTGGCATTTTTAAACGTGTTTAAAATGCACTTTTAAAAAGCGGGTTCATATGCCCATGGGTTCAAGACGTCCACACTCCTCCTAATTCATCTTATAAAGAGCATCTCCAAAGCAATTTTTTCTTTACGTGATCCCTTAAAATCTTGTAAACTCCTCCTTCGTTCAGGGGAAGATGAACTTTCCCATAAAACTTGGAATGTCTTCCATGTAAACTTTCATCTctcgtttttgttgttgttggtCAGTATTTGTTGTTCAAATTATTCTATGTTCTTACCCCCTAGGTTTCAATGTGAAACTTTAAACTTGACAACTCGGCTACACAAACGAGATGTACAAGCATAGGGATAAAAATGATATTTTGTTTTGTACCATTGTTGGGCTTTGCTCGAACAATGAGAAGTCGAAAAACAGGAAACATGAGCATCGTAAGGAGGAAGGCTAAATATCATCGGTTGCACAAGTACACAACAATGACGATATCGATGATAATGTCGAGGAAGTCCCAAATCCTAATCCCACCACTACTCCAAGCATCACTGCAAAAAAACCACTCATCCCCGCAAGAAGTCCACTCAGAAGGAAAGGTGAGAAAGATAAACAAAAGAATGGAGGGGATGTAATGTGTTGAAGACTATGGTGGAAGAGATTATAACAAGCAAAAGTAAGTTGGAGGAAGTGAATAGAATTAGAGAAGGACTTGAGGTGGTCTTAGGTGAAGGCAATGAAGGAGCGCAAAGTGGCATGTGAGGAGTGCAAGATGGCAATCGAAGAAGAGAAGctgattgtaagtgcatctagtgccacccctagttggttttggagtattgacgacaaacgtggttgagggactaatgtgtttgtgagattcATAGGAGAACACAGGTAgaagtccctcattgattcggtttacccgTCGGAGATGgtccctaaaaatgtatgaataCATTGAAGAAAATGGTGGTTCATGAAGACATTCACGTCGAAGATAATGacgtgtgaagacattcacttgaagacaatggagtgcgaagacatagtttctttcgtagcttcattttcttctttcttGAGTCGTAGGAACCACCAAACTGTCAAGtagggtccaagtgaacaaagtcagaagactgatgtgatgctcaacccaaatcctatgtctttgagtgaagacaatgagagaaaatcttatccagagttggatgagtcagctttgcttgtagcccaagtcaagctgccgcgtgcgTTTGAAATATGACCGTTGGACacatgtcagttccttagtgacccagggtcatttcagacatatcatgtcgggttgcctcctggctataaatagcccaccccctacaccataaaattggtggctgctaagagttagtgcacgacttttgtcatttgagagcaacccaactccgaagcctttgagagagaatcCTTGCCAGGACAAAACgcaaaacacccagagcccaaagagtgtttggcatcactgaagtctttctatcCGCGTGATCTGAAAACTTATTACACTTGAAGACTGTGATCTTCCAGTCGGTTAGGCATCGCGTTCTGaggatccaagagtcattgtggatcgtcggtgaacgaagtctgcgaaggtttggaagtctaccttgaagacttaccagagtgattgggcgaggactaagtgtccttagctcaaggggaataaggtgaagacacggtcttctgagttcaatctcagcctccctaactagacgcacagttgtcacagcaactggaactgctctaccaaatccttgtcttcgtcaagcaactggttctatcactTCACCCTTTACTTACTGTTTAGCTTCGTGAAGTCACTGCTTGCTTGCTcagtttgacttcactgtgtgaagacatTCTTCTTTGTTTGcatgtttggcttcatactatcttcctaTTCTAATCCACTCTACCTAGCTGCTATCTGTCTTTGTGTTTACTCTGTACTATCTCCTTGACTATGTGTCCGTGTGGAAgcacgatcacctatggggcaAGGGTGCCCGtttgtggttcggcaaggggACGATCACATTGTACAAAGACCAGAAACAACAGGGGCAGCGCGATGATGGCCAGCTCtcttttacccaggttcgggtcgctttgaagcgtaaaaccctactaGTGCTATGGTGGATTGATCTGGAGGAACACGAAGACACGACGTGCTCTAGCCCGGCAAGGGTGCCTCGGGGGGAGCAACGTGCATGTACAAGTGTTGGGGGATCTAAAATTCGAACCTTTTGCTAggttgcctcgggcctccttttatagcttaAGGGGCGACCATAGTGGCAAAACAGTCATCTTGGtgtgattagatagctaacagtgctatcacacctaactctggcagttaggacaaagtgcaaatgcactgctaggtgtcgTGCTGAGGTTGAAGCCCGACAAGCCTGCCGTGCCGCTTATCCATCTTCTCCTTATTAGCATGACACGTCATCTGGACGGGTGTCAATAAAGCTAATCTCTCCCCCACCATGCTGCCACGTGCCTGACAGGATCCACCTAGTTACTTGATAGCTTGACACTGCACTGATTAATGACTTGGGTAtgatgaggtggagcggtggcaCCTTGGTGAAGGCCTGCCAGCAAGGAGCCTGGCGGGTTCCGATCTTGACGGCCCCGGAAACCTTGCCGGGGAGAACTGGTCTCGTCCCTCAGGTGCAACTTCAACCTGGCCAGGCTCTCCTGCCTGGCAAGTGAGGCTCTCCTGGGGTGATCTTTTGTCAACTTGATCTTCTTAATGCTCTCCTTGATCTCACGAAGAGCGGTTTCTCTGGCTTATCTTTGTGTCATGCATTGGTACTAGATGTATGATCGACATCACGCCTGTGCATGAGTTCGTCCAGCAAACGTGAATGTTTGTTACACCggcaggagcccccgggcctggtcCATGCATGCCGCCGGGCATCGTTGGGGCAGGCCTAAACAATGCACATGCCCGCATACTGACCTTGCCGCGGTGGAGTCCATGTTTTTGGAGattttctttgcttcttcattaacctaGAATTGGGTTAACCTCCGGGTCTCCCACGAAGCTTGCAGCGTCCAAACGACGTGGGTTCACCCATGCAGTAGGCCAGAGAACACCCACGTTCATGAGGGGGGGGGGTAATTAGGGTGCCCGCGCGTGatttttttttgctccgcaacatttttttccaaaaaagtctacaaatggtctaaaaactgcctagccagaattttccagacttagttttttttcttttttgaaactgaaactatttttcttctgcggGTGGCACGAAAGTTGCAGAATCCGACTTGGTCAtgactcggagtatggcgtgatctggtAATCCGAAACAAAGAAACAAATACTGGACTcagactaggactggtggcggagatgaatctggtggaaactcggactgatggtgatatatggcagtggtatatgtggactcggattggtggttgtatatggcagcggcgatgtaTACGGTGGGGTGGTGGTACATGGCAGCGGTGATGTATATGGTGGGGTGGTGGTATATAGCAGCAACGATGTATACGGTggggtggtggtatatggcagtgatgaaggtggtgcggcggcggcggcgtgacaaacTATGaatagaactcgaaactctaaaggactagacgctaagaccagcaactcggcACGACGATGCAACTGCAAATTTGACAAAGAAAAAACTCTAAAAAGATTACGCAAAGGCTCATTGGTttggataggatgaactaaccctaatttttttaggctttttcgtggactataggtatgaagaacatactcgatctaaactacgaaaaactataaaatctcaccgagcaacctagaaatctgataccacttgatagaggcaaaggtgtcccgtctttcgatgagatggtggctatcgtttatggtggagtagactttgacgatccgactacgaacgtgcgaggacgtctgataacccacaagtataggggatcgcaacagttttcgagggtagagtattcaacccaaatttattgattcgacacaaggggagccaaagaatattctcaagtattagcagcggagttgtaaattcaaccacacctgaaagacttaatatctgcagcaaagtatttagtagtaaagtaatatggaagtaacggtaacggtccagcaagcctacgatggaattactcatgcacggcggtgagcatcatgaaattggtgatggaggatggttgatgatgacgatggtgacgatttcccctctccggagcccaaaacggactccagatctgccctcccgaggaagaacaggaggtggcggtggctccgtatcgtaaaacatgatgaatccttctctctgattttttttctccccgaacgtgaatatatggagttggagttgaggtcggtggaggtccaggggacccataaggtaggggggtgcgccctAGGGGTTGGGCACgtcctccacccttgtggacagccggtgggtccccctgtgttgattctttcgccaatattttttatatattccaaaaatattctccgtgaagtttcaggtcattccgagaaattTTATTTCTGCATAAAAATATCATCacggcaattctgctgaaaacaatgtcagtccgggttagttcattcaaatcatgaaaattagagtcaaaaacaagggcaaaagagtttggaaaagtagatatgatggagacatatcaactcccccaagcttaacccattgcttgtcctcaagcaattcagttgacaaactgaaagcgATAAAGAAAAAACTGTTataaactctgtttgatcttgttgttgcaaatatgtaaagccagcattcaggttttcaacaaagattatgaactaaccatattcataaTAACATTTAGGTCTTACATTTACTCacatcaatggcataatcaactagcgagcaataataataaatcttggatgacaacactttctcaaaacaatcatgatatgatataacaaaatggtatctcgctagccctttccgagTCCGCAAAATATAAATGCAGATCACCCCTGAAAATCAAGGACTGACTGGACAttataattcatggtaaaagagatccagtcacagtcatactcaatatcaattaataacaatgcatacaaatgacagtggtgctctctaacttgtaacatcccaattttcaatttggatgttatcattaggtcatcatatgcattcaTGCTCTTTGCATTTTTATTCGTTTTATTTGAGCATTCTGATCCTAGAGACCTTAAGCGACTCAAAGCCAtttgagagagttggaggtttcataattttttttccatttttGAATTTTAAAAAATTGGTAATTGAATCAAAATGATATtatatttgaaattatttttccaataaaataatgagagaagataatatgacttcttcaaaatagagGAAATATTGGCAATTTAATtctaaataaaatatattttatttgaGATTTTATTAGATTAAATTAGGGGAAAttctattttttcaaaattgcatcttagcccagaaaaatgttcatctagtcctaaatattaggtttggacggtgaaaattgtttctgggatttttagaattttttcattttatttggattttttcgTTCGAgcgaaattattaaaaaaagcttttcggaccgaactgggccgaaggcccagccggcccgcTCGCGCCGCCGCCTTTCCCCGCGCGGGagtccgccccgccgccgccggccgtgtCCGAGGCGAACACGCCTCCCGAGGCCGTCGCCCCTCCCGCAAGCCaccccgccgcctcgccccccACCCCCTCTCCTCCTCGTCAAGCCACCGCCGCAGCCCtgcctctagccgcgccgccgccgccgatctgcGCCGCCTCTGCCGCTGCCCGCACCGCGCCCCGCAGCCGCACGCCACCGCGCTGCGCCCCGCAGCCGCACGCCGCCGCGCCGCTCCCGCCCCGCCGTGGCCAACGCCCGCCGCCCGTTCGCCGGAGCAGCCGGATTCCGCCGCCCCGCCGTTGACCCCGTCGCCGCCGTTGACGAGTAAAAGCCGAACGTTTTTTTCGGTTTTCGTTCGATTTTTTCGTTTagattagatcggtttatttatttatttattaggtTAATTAGCGAACATTCTCTGTttagttcgttttaacgaatggaTTCGTTCGTTTAgttctgttagcgaacgttcgttccagatttttctttttctgtttatttccGGCCAAGGACCTATCCGCGAATACTTttcttacagattagtccctgatctttaaATCCTCgttactttttgctcgtttatccaaatccagtgaaaccagcgccaaaatcttcgtcttgttcccctctgtctagttaatcaacttgaacatggttttgaaaatttaaaatttggtttcaagcagatttgaatttgaacttcttttgatcgcagtttgagtttctccgattcgattgattctttttgcaaaaatcgaagctcttcacttgtgctttctgtttagatcttttctcttggttttacctttgcattttatgcttgagtgcttatgtatgctattgtttgatcacgatagagtttccggagtgcgaggcttgctactacAAATCACTAGGGTTtccagatcgtcagcaaggcaagtaacactttgatcatatccctttattacccagttttatgcattagtttcaatcatcaaacattgcatgagtaggatttgattaacatgtgggtactgggaagtagttgatgaggtagaacctattgtcctttattcaaaccttgggagttactacgttatgcttacttTGCTATGCTacgctatgctcgtagacgtggtttggtttgagtgactCATGACAGATGTGAGCATTATTATGAATTAAGGGattacttaaggtggctactttaatacacatctgggtggattgtttgtgggcacctggggaatccagtgttgtccaaggagatcccggggtacccgagtgatcctcctatggttcgccacccaggctcaaagggatcataagattattcatgctagaaacttccgtgtgcagccacatgccattatgggctctggcatagttgagtaagttgtgggaaacctttccatgatgggctagcagatgtaggggattgtaggtgtaccgacctatctatcggttaaggggacctcttcggaaagacagTGTCttgatcatccgtttctcaaacaccatgcagtgcgagaaattcaacgga
The Aegilops tauschii subsp. strangulata cultivar AL8/78 chromosome 3, Aet v6.0, whole genome shotgun sequence genome window above contains:
- the LOC109738726 gene encoding DEAD-box ATP-dependent RNA helicase 40, whose translation is MSGTAAPRYAPDDPTVPKPWRGLVDGTTGYLYYWNPDTNVTQYEKPVPPEAQLPPPPPLPPPPPRARGRDRRDRSRSRSRSRSRTPPRREHRDRDRDRRRHDEHDSFKSSSSHHHLPPAATIPTAAADDPSAEAYRRRHEITVIGDNVPAPITEFDSGVIPLDILKEIQRAGFPSPTPIQAQSWPIALLNQDVVAIAKTGSGKTLGYLLPGFMHIKRMQNSTRSGPTVLVLAPTRELATQILEEAVKFGRSSRISSTCLYGGAPKGPQLRDLERGVDVVVATPGRLNDILEMRKISLKQVSYLVLDEADRMLDMGFEPQIRKIVRDIPSGRQTLMYTATWPKEVRRIADELLVHPVQVTIGSVDELVANKAITQHVEVVTPSEKLRRLEQILRSHDSGSKILIFCTTKRMCDQLSRTLNRQFGAAAIHGDKSQNEREKVLSQFRSGRSPILVATDVAARGLDIKDIRVVINYDFPTGVEDYVHRIGRTGRAGATGLAYTFLCDQDSKYVADLIKILEGADQDVPPELLDMVSRGGRGRKRNKWATRSERGGGSRSELDSRYGGRLEGSRGGRGKDDYGGRSRNDYGGSRRSARGRSRSLSRSDSDRRSPSPKRRRHDVQASRSRTRSRSRSRSRSRSRNKSRNRSRSRSRSRSYTRNRRASRSRSRSPGARRKTERRADSGSARPDSAHPVEKKSSPNAHPSNDHKSRSVDPSNGDGKMGKVDLDRSPSLQERDDKSAPYSPVYNGEGGRGSMSPNGEPVVDAKPVEVSVSSKKREDEEEGMIDEEGEEGMIADDDPRASAAVQNGDDK